A section of the Triticum dicoccoides isolate Atlit2015 ecotype Zavitan chromosome 7A, WEW_v2.0, whole genome shotgun sequence genome encodes:
- the LOC119334579 gene encoding uncharacterized protein LOC119334579, whose protein sequence is MFVAFKPCIDGFLAGCRPYVGVDSTTLYGKFKGQLASATAVDGHNWLYYVAFAVFDSETGENWKWFMKQLHRAIGSPPGLVISSDACKGLETAIDLVFPNCENRECMRHLYANFMKKFHGKVYTDNLYPAARSFSHRKFMHHMKKIQDANPAAIEYLDIHHNRLWYRCGFGEASKVDYLTNNISESFNKQIKDFKGLNVLNLFDKIREIITEKFYIRGQVSKQLKGRILPHVIKQLNALSKTIGRNKILWTSEHEVEVTLLDLKFVKRHIVNLKDRTCTCRVWQVSGKPCMHALAFICSINGAEIQTYVDDYYSVDKFKAAYAGNIPSMTDKSQWIQVDLGVKVHPPLQQIVAGRPRVQRIRGWLEPGRKIVKCKRCGEPGHMQKTCKVPNPEYMAVDDDIPIEDPSTPTNKRKKCGETTATTDGDATDDEVLINLIRKRARTTPQKPKASEKVNAPAKKKTPVKIAAVEEKTKKRTPVKKATTQQKTKKKTP, encoded by the exons ATGTTTGTTGCATTCAAGCCTTGCATCGATGGTTTCTTAGCTGGTTGTAGGCCTTATGTTGGTGTGGACTCAACAACACTTTATGGCAAGTTTAAGGGCCAGTTAGCATCAGCAACTGCTGTAGATGGGCACAACTGGCTATATTATGTAGCATTTGCTGTGTTTGATTCTGAAACCGGTGAAAACTGGAAATGGTTCATGAAACAATTGCATAGAGCTATAGGTTCCCCACCTGGTCTTGTTATTTCTAGTGATGCATGCAAAGGATTAGAGACTGCCATTGACCTTGTCTTTCCTAATTGTGAAAACCGAGAGTGCATGAGGCACTTGTATGCAAATTTTATGAAGAAATTCCATGGTAAAGTGTACACAGATAATCTTTATCCAGCTGCACGGTCTTTCTCACATCGAAAGTTTATGCATCATATGAAGAAAATTCAGGATGCAAATCCAGCGGCTATTGAATATCTAGATATTCATCACAATAGGTTGTGGTATAGATGTGGTTTTGGAGAGGCCAGTAAGGTTGATTATTTGACAAACAACATATCCGAGAGtttcaacaagcaaataaaagactTCAAAGGGCTCAATGTCCTGAACCTTTTTGACAAAATTAGGGAGATCATCACAGAGAAGTTCTATATTAGAGGACAAGTAAGTAAGCAGCTAAAGGGTAGGATTCTTCCTCATGTCATTAAGCAGCTAAATGCTCTCAGCAAAACCATTGGTCGAAACAAGATTCTTTGGACCAGTGAACATGAGGTAGAAGTCACGTTGTTGGATCTCAAATTTGTCAAAAGACACATTGTCAACTTGAAAGATAGAACATGTACTTGTAGAGTTTGGCAAGTTTCAGGaaagccatgcatgcatgcactggcCTTCATTTGTAGCATCAATGGTGCTGAGATTCAAACATATGTGGATGATTACTATTCTGTGGATAAGTTCAAGGCAGCGTATGCTGGGAATATCCCTTCCATGACAGATAAGTCACAGTGGATCCAAGTGGATTTGGGTGTCAAGGTCCACCCTCCTTTGCAGCAAATAGTGGCTGGTAGGCCACGAGTTCAGAGAATTAGAGGATGGCTAGAGCCTGGAAGGAAAATAGTCAAGTGTAAGAGGTGTGGTGAACCTGGGCACATGCAGAAGACATGCAAGGTTCCTAATCCTGAATATATGGCGGTAGATGATGATATACCTATAGAGGATCCATCTACACCTACAAACAAAAG GAAGAAATGTGGTGAAACAACGGCTACAACAGATGGTGATGCAACAGATGATGAAGTCCTTATTAATCTTATAAG GAAAAGGGCCAGAACAActccacagaagccgaaggcatctGAAAAGGTCAATGCACCAGCCAAGAAGAAGACACCTGTGAAGATAGCTGCGGTAGAAGAGAAGACCAAGAAAAGGACTCCTGTGAAGAAAGCTACAACAcaacagaaaaccaaaaagaaGACCCCGTGA
- the LOC119334361 gene encoding uncharacterized protein LOC119334361 has translation MEPWLPVLRHMLASSAPNAAAFSSSSSSPCSAPPAAGLLRILLSPVPTLPAAEPTAVLFQTLPPLLQSQALSFLSSSASLLDPLQLRSLASRVLSAPPGRCDEFWVRRGAHHLLDGLPDKDAPDVPWEFNEEFHEPPPWLKEEAARTPPVLPWLPLDCRSLMPGGARVGGDGLDGVGLESLGLEQDEYSFIQEEVGRAPSPPSPPLGNSVVHKALALKKEIEMSESILGAQQAANNLHDLCLESGNAEAVLSLVQPWEADDDTVRVLLSNVVLEEDGMHGKGPALVLCSLILPKLLDLQRAASSGLLSAALDVCKRHPAAALEAVLFPLVLRKQGLNAPQCDVLTRIVRDCMHPLHVTAFCHRLLSGEEGERKPICMPQHRENIGCDLVWTESLFALFYNILSQDICLTPSTIEKLVYMIDDMAIKFPKSLKFGNFFLCFVSKCWHECKIHRVLLETAAETTNTFLTKAILVKLRPAN, from the coding sequence ATGGAGCCGTGGCTGCCGGTGCTCCGCCACATGCTCGCCTCCTCCGCCCCCAACGCCGCCGCCTTCTCGTCCTCGAGCAGCAGCCCCTGCTCTGCTCCTCCGGCTGCGGGCCTCCTCCGCATCCTCCTCTCCCCGGTACCCACGCTCCCCGCCGCCGAGCCCACGGCCGTCCTCTTCCAGACCCTCCCGCCCTTGCTTCAGTCCCAGGCGCTCTCCTTCCTGTCCTCCTCCGCCTCCCTGCTCGACCCGCTCCAGCTCCGCTCGCTCGCCTCTCGCGTCCTTTCTGCCCCGCCCGGCCGGTGTGATGAATTCTGGGTCCGCCGGGGCGCCCACCACCTGCTCGACGGATTGCCTGACAAAGACGCTCCTGATGTCCCCTGGGAGTTTAACGAGGAGTTCCACGAGCCACCGCCGTGGCTTAAAGAAGAGGCGGCGCGGACACCGCCTGTCCTTCCGTGGCTGCCTCTCGATTGCCGGAGCTTGATGCCTGGTGGGGCCCGCGTCGGCGGGGATGGTTTAGATGGAGTTGGGTTGGAGTCTCTGGGGCTGGAGCAAGATGAGTATTCGTTCATACAGGAGGAGGTTGGGCGTGCTCCTTCTCCTCCGTCTCCCCCACTTGGAAATTCAGTCGTTCATAAGGCTCTAGCTCTGAAGAAGGAGATTGAGATGTCAGAGTCAATTTTGGGTGCTCAGCAGGCAGCGAACAATTTGCATGATCTCTGCCTTGAATCCGGGAATGCTGAGGCAGTACTTAGCTTAGTGCAGCCATGGGAAGCTGATGATGACACAGTGAGGGTTCTGCTTTCAAATGTGGTACTCGAGGAAGATGGGATGCATGGAAAAGGGCCGGCACTTGTGCTGTGTTCTCTTATCCTACCGAAGTTACTTGACCTTCAAAGAGCAGCTTCATCTGGTCTTCTTTCTGCAGCATTAGATGTCTGCAAACGTCACCCAGCTGCTGCACTGGAGGCTGTCCTCTTCCCACTAGTTCTTAGAAAACAAGGCCTGAATGCTCCTCAGTGCGATGTGCTCACACGGATTGTCAGGGACTGCATGCATCCTTTGCATGTCACCGCCTTCTGTCATAGGTTGCtttcaggggaggagggagagaggaaaccGATTTGTATGCCTCAGCATCGGGAAAATATTGGCTGCGATTTGGTCTGGACAGAATCTCTCTTTGCACTATTCTACAACATTCTCAGTCAAGACATTTGCCTAACACCAAGCACCATCGAGAAGCTAGTGTACATGATTGATGATATGGCAATAAAGTTTCCAAAGTCGCTTAAATTTGGCAACTTTTTCCTGTGCTTCGTCTCGAAGTGTTGGCATGAATGTAAGATTCACAGGGTTTTACTTGAGACAGCTGCCGAGACAACCAACACTTTTTTGACTAAAGCTATTCTGGTCAAACTGCGGCCTGCTAATTGA
- the LOC119334362 gene encoding 1-aminocyclopropane-1-carboxylate oxidase 1-like gives MEIPVIKMDELHGEKRSETLALLHDACAQWGFFWLENHGINDDLMDRTKKLVNKHYEQNMEKNFYSSEIAKTIGPDKVTSNVDWECSFMYHHQPKSNIHDIPELLRTTVPEYAEEVVKLAEQLAEVMSENLGLDKNYLKKAFTKPSIGIKVAKYPRCSHPEVVMGLRGHTDAGGIILLFQDDLVPGLQFMKDGRWISIPPTKGNRIFVNLGDQIEVISNGIYKSICHQVLPNQNGSRLSIATFYNPGADAIIFPAPNLTYPSQYRFQDYLNFYSATKFTDKVSRFQTTKMVFK, from the exons GAGATCAGAGACACTTGCGCTTCTCCATGATGCCTGTGCACAATGGGGATTCTTTTGG CTGGAGAATCATGGAATCAATGATGACCTCATGGACAGAACCAAGAAACTGGTGAATAAACACTATGAGCAAAACATGGAGAAGAACTTCTACAGTTCTGAGATAGCAAAAACCATTGGTCCCGACAAAGTCACCTCAAATGTTGACTGGGAATGCAGCTTCATGTATCATCACCAGCCAAAATCAAACATTCATGACATTCCGGAGCTGCTTCG TACTACAGTTCCTGAATATGCTGAAGAAGTAGTCAAGTTGGCCGAGCAGCTAGCAGAAGTCATGAGTGAAAATCTTGGGCTGGACAAGAATTACTTGAAGAAAGCTTTCACTAAGCCTTCCATAGGCATAAAGGTGGCAAAATACCCCAGGTGTAGCCATCCAGAAGTAGTGATGGGACTCCGTGGACACACCGATGCTGGGGGAATCATACTTCTATTTCAAGATGACTTGGTCCCAGGTTTGCAGTTCATGAAAGATGGTAGGTGGATCTCAATACCACCAACAAAAGGAAATAGAATTTTCGTAAACCTCGGAGATCAGATTGAAGTGATAAGCAATGGAATATATAAGAGCATTTGCCATCAGGTACTTCCCAATCAGAACGGGAGCCGCCTATCTATTGCGACATTCTATAACCCAGGTGCAGATGCTATAATCTTCCCAGCTCCAAATCTCACATATCCTAGCCAATACCGTTTCCAAGACTACCTTAATTTCTATTCTGCTACCAAGTTTACAGACAAGGTATCAAGGTTCCAAACTACGAAGATGGTATTCAAATGA